In the Salinirubrum litoreum genome, one interval contains:
- a CDS encoding secondary thiamine-phosphate synthase enzyme YjbQ, with protein sequence MQFTVETDDRLTCVDVTDRVAATVDEMLPTTEKTPDAALCTVFVQHTTAGVIVQEPESRLLGDVETFLCDLVPDRDGYAHDEIDDNADSHLRATLLGESVSVPVREGELALGRWQLIQLVECDGPRRRTVEVVVTPAL encoded by the coding sequence ATGCAGTTCACCGTCGAGACCGACGACCGACTGACCTGTGTGGACGTGACCGACCGCGTGGCGGCGACGGTCGACGAGATGCTCCCGACCACCGAGAAGACACCCGACGCGGCGCTCTGTACCGTCTTCGTCCAGCACACGACCGCCGGTGTGATCGTGCAGGAACCCGAGTCGCGTCTGCTCGGCGACGTCGAGACGTTCCTGTGCGATCTGGTGCCGGATCGGGACGGCTACGCGCACGACGAGATCGACGACAACGCCGACTCACACCTCCGGGCGACCCTGCTCGGCGAGTCGGTGTCGGTGCCGGTGCGAGAGGGCGAACTGGCGCTCGGTCGCTGGCAGTTGATCCAACTCGTGGAGTGTGACGGCCCTCGGCGTCGGACGGTGGAGGTGGTGGTGACGCCGGCGCTGTGA
- the lonB gene encoding ATP-dependent protease LonB: MTDDHDARERHDEVAAPDSKQETPTTGANSDPPTDGAGGHEVGDDRTVSGDSTHESEVSESDDAEVETDAEELDTRTEADAEELDIDALGSDVAVETTEGTEIGDEDTLLGGLAIDSTDDIEVPERLVDQVIGQEHARDVIMKAAKQRRHVMMIGSPGTGKSMLAKAMSELLPKEELQDVLAYHNPDDGNNPKIRTVPAGKGEQIVAAHREEARKRNQTRTFLMWIVIAVVLGYALLIAGELLLGIIAAVIVYFIFRSGNRSSSAMIPNLLVNNADRTSAPFQDATGAHAGALLGDVRHDPYQSGGMETPSHDRVEPGAIHKANKGVLFVDEINTLDIRSQQHLMTAIQEGEFSITGQSERSSGAMVQTEPVPTDFIMIAAGNLDAMENMHPALRSRIKGYGYEVYMDDTIEDTPDMRRKYARFVAQEVANDGRLPAFTTEAIEEVVLEARRRAGRKGHLTLEFRNLGGLVRVAGDIARGEGSPFTTRDHVLQAKRRSRSIEQQLADDYIERRKDYDLTVREGGIVGRVNGLAVMGQDSGIVMPVMAEVTPSQGPGDVIATGLLKEMAEESVQNVSAIIKKFSDENLGEMDVHIQFVQAGQAGVDGDSASVTVATAVISALEDAPVDQRVAMTGSLSVRGDVLPVGGVTYKIEAAAKAGLKTVIIPRANEQDVMIEDEFAEMIDIVPVSHISEVLDVALVGEPEKDGFVDRLRHLTLGGRKSPDAVGDRESPGTGVGSGGRSPAPQ; the protein is encoded by the coding sequence ATGACAGACGATCACGACGCTCGGGAGCGCCACGACGAGGTGGCGGCCCCCGACAGCAAACAGGAGACTCCGACCACCGGAGCGAACAGCGACCCGCCGACCGACGGCGCGGGCGGCCACGAGGTCGGTGACGACCGAACGGTATCGGGCGACTCCACTCACGAGAGCGAGGTGTCCGAGTCCGACGACGCCGAAGTCGAGACAGACGCCGAGGAACTCGACACCCGGACGGAAGCCGACGCCGAGGAACTCGACATCGACGCACTCGGCTCGGACGTCGCCGTGGAGACGACCGAGGGGACCGAGATCGGCGACGAGGACACCCTGCTGGGCGGCCTCGCCATCGACTCGACCGACGACATCGAGGTGCCGGAGCGACTCGTCGACCAGGTCATCGGGCAGGAACACGCTCGCGACGTGATCATGAAGGCCGCGAAACAGCGCCGGCACGTCATGATGATCGGGTCGCCGGGGACCGGCAAGTCGATGCTGGCGAAGGCGATGTCCGAACTCCTCCCGAAAGAAGAGCTACAGGACGTCCTCGCGTACCACAACCCCGACGACGGCAACAACCCGAAGATCCGGACCGTGCCGGCCGGGAAGGGCGAACAGATCGTCGCCGCCCACCGCGAGGAGGCCCGCAAGCGCAACCAGACCCGCACCTTCCTGATGTGGATCGTCATCGCCGTCGTGCTGGGCTACGCCCTGCTCATCGCGGGTGAACTCCTGCTCGGCATCATCGCGGCGGTGATCGTCTACTTCATCTTCCGCAGCGGCAACCGCAGTTCCTCGGCGATGATCCCGAACCTGCTGGTGAACAACGCCGACCGCACCTCCGCGCCGTTCCAAGATGCGACGGGTGCCCACGCCGGCGCACTGCTGGGTGACGTGCGACACGACCCCTACCAGTCCGGCGGGATGGAGACGCCGAGCCACGACCGCGTGGAACCCGGTGCCATCCACAAGGCGAACAAGGGTGTCCTGTTCGTCGACGAGATCAACACCCTCGACATCCGGTCCCAGCAGCACCTGATGACGGCGATCCAGGAAGGGGAGTTCTCGATCACCGGCCAGTCCGAGCGTTCCTCGGGCGCGATGGTCCAGACGGAACCGGTCCCGACCGACTTCATCATGATCGCGGCCGGGAACCTCGACGCGATGGAGAACATGCACCCTGCGCTCAGAAGCCGCATCAAGGGCTACGGCTACGAGGTGTACATGGACGACACCATCGAGGACACGCCGGACATGCGCCGGAAGTACGCCCGCTTCGTCGCCCAGGAGGTCGCCAACGACGGTCGCCTCCCGGCGTTCACGACCGAGGCGATCGAGGAAGTGGTCCTCGAAGCCCGGCGGCGTGCCGGGCGGAAGGGCCACCTGACGCTGGAGTTCCGGAACCTCGGCGGCCTGGTGCGCGTCGCGGGCGACATCGCCCGCGGCGAGGGATCGCCGTTCACGACCCGCGACCACGTCCTGCAGGCCAAGCGCCGGTCGCGGTCCATCGAACAGCAACTGGCCGACGACTACATCGAGCGCCGGAAGGACTACGACCTCACCGTCCGCGAGGGCGGTATCGTCGGTCGGGTCAACGGCCTCGCGGTCATGGGGCAGGACTCCGGGATCGTCATGCCCGTCATGGCCGAGGTGACGCCATCGCAGGGACCCGGCGACGTGATCGCCACCGGTCTCCTGAAGGAGATGGCCGAGGAGTCGGTCCAGAACGTCTCCGCGATCATCAAGAAGTTCTCCGACGAGAACCTCGGCGAGATGGACGTGCACATCCAGTTCGTCCAGGCCGGGCAGGCCGGCGTCGACGGCGACTCCGCGTCCGTCACGGTCGCCACCGCCGTCATCTCCGCACTGGAGGACGCGCCGGTCGACCAGCGCGTCGCGATGACCGGGTCACTCTCCGTTCGGGGCGACGTGCTCCCGGTCGGCGGCGTGACCTACAAGATCGAAGCCGCCGCGAAGGCCGGCCTGAAGACGGTCATCATCCCCCGTGCCAACGAGCAGGACGTGATGATCGAAGACGAGTTCGCCGAGATGATCGACATCGTCCCCGTCTCGCACATCTCGGAAGTGCTGGACGTGGCGCTCGTCGGCGAACCCGAGAAGGACGGCTTCGTGGACCGCCTGCGTCACCTGACGCTCGGCGGCCGCAAGTCCCCCGACGCCGTCGGCGACCGCGAGTCGCCCGGCACCGGCGTCGGCTCCGGCGGCCGGAGTCCCGCACCGCAGTAG
- a CDS encoding DUF7544 domain-containing protein, with the protein MAWSAIDALDDARRATTDILLPFDAGRWLRLAVIAFFVGGAGSGFQGGTNFGGGGGTPGGPGGPGIPGNIPDFGTFVTIFAVVAGLILLFVLVSVFVGSVLEFVLVEGLRDREIRLREPFGRYLRAGFSLFLFRFVLGLLVLAVILIPVALLVTGGLAGDASVLLLVFPLILVALVAGLTVALIDLLTRDLVVPAMFVESRGVLSGWGRIWGVIRREWRQIGVYVLARIVLSIAAGIAVGIVATLALLIVAIPFVLIGGVVFAALTAVGGGTVGIGGWLLLGAVGFLFVLAALAVSAVIQVPVITYFRYYSLFVLGDVEPDLDVLADLRPDEWDDSANADGDDGDGSTPTSA; encoded by the coding sequence ATGGCTTGGTCCGCTATCGACGCCCTCGACGACGCTCGCCGTGCGACGACCGACATTCTGCTCCCCTTCGACGCGGGGCGGTGGCTCCGGCTCGCCGTCATCGCCTTCTTCGTCGGCGGAGCCGGTTCCGGCTTCCAGGGCGGCACGAACTTCGGGGGCGGCGGTGGCACGCCCGGCGGTCCCGGCGGGCCGGGAATCCCCGGCAACATCCCGGACTTCGGCACGTTCGTCACCATCTTCGCCGTGGTGGCTGGCCTGATACTCCTGTTCGTCTTGGTCTCGGTGTTCGTCGGGTCGGTACTGGAGTTCGTGCTCGTGGAGGGACTCCGCGACCGGGAGATCAGACTCCGAGAACCGTTCGGTCGGTACCTCCGGGCCGGGTTCAGCCTGTTCCTGTTCCGGTTCGTGCTGGGTCTGCTCGTCCTCGCGGTGATCCTGATCCCCGTCGCGCTGCTCGTCACCGGTGGGCTGGCAGGCGACGCGAGCGTCTTGCTACTCGTCTTCCCGCTGATCCTCGTCGCGCTGGTGGCGGGGCTGACGGTCGCGTTGATCGACCTCCTCACGCGTGATCTGGTCGTCCCGGCGATGTTCGTCGAGAGTCGGGGTGTGCTGTCCGGGTGGGGCCGAATCTGGGGCGTGATCCGGCGCGAGTGGCGACAGATCGGCGTCTACGTCCTCGCTCGGATCGTGCTCTCGATCGCGGCAGGCATCGCCGTCGGCATCGTCGCCACGCTGGCACTGTTGATCGTCGCCATCCCGTTCGTGCTGATCGGCGGGGTAGTGTTCGCGGCACTCACGGCAGTCGGCGGCGGGACGGTCGGGATCGGCGGCTGGCTCCTGCTGGGCGCTGTCGGCTTCCTGTTCGTGCTCGCGGCGCTCGCCGTCTCGGCAGTGATACAGGTGCCGGTCATCACCTACTTCCGGTACTACTCGCTGTTCGTCCTCGGCGACGTGGAACCGGACCTCGACGTGCTGGCCGACCTCCGACCCGACGAGTGGGACGACTCGGCGAACGCCGACGGCGACGACGGCGACGGGAGTACGCCTACCTCGGCGTGA